A genomic stretch from Acinonyx jubatus isolate Ajub_Pintada_27869175 chromosome E2, VMU_Ajub_asm_v1.0, whole genome shotgun sequence includes:
- the LOC106985630 gene encoding kelch-like protein 36 isoform X5 — translation MMEGSRQTRVSRPYKISESSKVYHWADHSTTVLQRLNEQRLRGLFCDIVLVADEQRVPAHRNLLAVCSDYFNSMFTIGMREAFQKEVELVGASYIGLKAVVDFLYGGELALDGGNIDYILETAHLLQIWTVVDFCCEYLEQEVSEDNYLYLQELASIYSLKRLDAFIDGFILSHFGTLSFTPDFLQNVSMQKLCVYLSSSQVQRECEHDLLQAALQWLTQQPEREAHAYQVLENIHFPLIPKNDLLHRVKPAVCSLLPREANCEGFIEEAVRYHNSLAAQPVMQTKRTALRTNEERLLFVGGEVSERCLELSDDTCYLDAKSEQWVKETPLPARRSHHCVAVLGGFIFIAGGSFSRDNGGDAASNLLYRYDPRCKQWIKVASMNQRRVDFYLASIEDMLVAVGGRNENGALSSVETYSPKTDSWSYVAGLPRFTYGHAGAIYKDFVYISGGHDYQIGPYRKNLLCYDHRTDVWEERRPMTTARGWHSMCSLGDSIYSIGGSDDSIESMERFDVLGVEAYSPQCNQWTRVAPLLHANSESGVAVWQGRIYVLGGYSWESTAFSKTVQVYDRDKDTWSRGTDLPKAIAGVSACVCALKPRLEDKKKGKGKGKRHQDPGQRPRPPPPALGLEGPRAPPPPAGGRRPATTP, via the exons GTGTACCACTGGGCGGACCACTCGACCACGGTGCTGCAGCGGCTGAACGAGCAGCGCCTCCGCGGCCTCTTCTGCGACATCGTCCTGGTGGCGGACGAGCAGCGCGTGCCGGCCCACCGCAACCTGCTGGCCGTGTGCAGCGACTACTTCAACTCCATGTTCACCATCGGCATGCGCGAGGCCTTCCAGAAGGAGGTGGAGCTCGTGGGCGCCTCCTACATCGGGCTCAAGGCCGTGGTGGACTTCCTGTACGGCGGGGAGCTGGCGCTGGACGGCGGCAACATCGACTACATCCTGGAGACGGCGCACCTGCTGCAGATCTGGACGGTGGTGGACTTCTGCTGCGAGTACCTGGAGCAGGAGGTGAGCGAGGACAACTACCTGTACCTGCAGGAGCTGGCCTCCATCTACAGCCTCAAGCGGCTCGACGCCTTCATCGACGGCTTCATCCTGAGCCACTTCGGCACGCTGTCCTTCACGCCCGACTTCCTGCAGAACGTCTCCATGCAGAAGCTGTGCGTCTACCTGAGCAGCAGCCAGGTGCAGCGGGAGTGCGAGCACGACCTGCTGCAGGCCGCCCTGCAGTGGCTGACGCAGCAGCCGGAGCGCGAGGCCCACGCCTACCAGGTGCTGGAGAACATCCACTTCCCGCTCATCCCCAAGAACGACCTGCTGCACCGCGTCAAGCCGGCCGTGTGCTCGCTGCTGCCCCGCGAGGCCAACTGCGAGGGCTTCATCGAGGAGGCGGTGCGCTACCACAACAGCCTGGCGGCCCAGCCTGTCATGCAGACCAAGCGCACGGCGCTCCGCACCAACGAGGAGCGCCTCCTGTTCGTGGGCGGCGAGGTCTCCGAGCGGTGTCTGGAGCTCAGCGATGACACCTGCTACCTGGACGCCAAGAGCGAGCAGTGGGTCAAGGAGACGCCCCTGCCGGCCCGGCGGAGCCACCACTGCGTCGCCGTGCTGGGGGGGTTCATCTTCATTGCCGGCGGCAGCTTCTCCCGGGACAACGGAGGGGATGCGGCGTCCAATCTTCTTTATAGGTATGACCCCCGCTGTAAACAGTGGATCAAG GTGGCCTCCATGAATCAGCGCCGCGTGGACTTCTACCTGGCCTCCATTGAAGACATGCTGGTGGCCGTCGGTGGCCGGAACGAGAACGGAGCTCTTTCTTCAGTGGAGACTTACAGCCCCAAGACCGACTCCTGGTCCTACGTGGCTGGCTTGCCGAG GTTCACCTACGGCCACGCGGGCGCCATCTACAAGGACTTCGTGTACATCTCGGGGGGGCACGACTACCAGATCGGCCCCTACCGCAAGAACCTGCTGTGCTACGACCACCGGACGGACGTGTGGGAGGAGCGGCGGCCCATGACCACGGCGCGCGGCTGGCACAGCATGTGCAGCCTGGGCGACAGCATCTACTCCATCGGCGGCAGCGACGACAGCATCGAGTCCATGGAGCGCTTCGACGTGCTGGGCGTGGAGGCCTACAGCCCGCAGTGCAACCAGTGGACCCGCGTGGCGCCCCTGCTGCACGCCAACAGCGAGTCGGGCGTGGCCGTGTGGCAGGGCCGCATCTACGTCCTGGGCGGCTACAGCTGGGAGAGCACGGCCTTCTCCAAGACCGTGCAGGTCTACGACCGCGACAAGGACACGTGGAGCAGGGGCACCGACCTGCCCAAGGCCATCGCCGGCGTGTCCGCCTGCGTGTGCGCCCTGAAGCCGCGGCTGGAGGACAAGaagaagggcaagggcaagggcaagagGCACCAGGACCCGGGCCAGcgaccccgccccccgccccccgcgctgGGCCTCGAGGGGCCCCgggccccgccgccccccgccggAGGCCGTAGACCAGCCACGACCCCGTAG